Part of the Bradyrhizobium sp. AZCC 1721 genome, CGGCCCGATCGACTGCGTGCTCGACATCCTCCCGCCGGCGGCCAACGCCGCGCAGGTGCGAACCGCCATCATGGCGGTGCGGCCTTACGGCCGGGTGGTGCTGATGGGCGGCGTCGGCCTGCTCGGCGACGTCGGCCTCGATCTGCCCTACCCCTGGATGATGCGAAACTGCATCACCCTGCGGGGGCAATGGATGTACCCACCGCATGCGGCCGCGCTGATGACCGGCCTGATCTGCGCCGGCCTAGTCAATCTCGATCATTTTGAGATCACCGTGTTCGGTCTGGACCGCGCCAACGAGGCGGTCGCGCATGCCGCCGCACACGGTGGTCCGTTCAAAATGACGGTCATCCAGCCGCGATAGGCTGAGCCGGCTGCCGATGGAGATCAGGCGCTGATGATATCGCCAATGATGTCGTGGACTTCGAGCGGCTTGTCGACCTGGGTGAACCATTCAGCGCGGTTGGCGGCGCGGCGGCGGCCGCGCTCGTCGAGCGGCAGCTTGAGCTGGCGCAACAGGCTGGTCACTTCCTCGCGTGCCGTGACATGGCCCATGCTGGGCCGGGTGCCGAGGGTAGCCTCGTCGATGTTGTCCAGGGCCGTCAGTCCGCGCGGGAAGAATTCGCGGTAGACCACCCGCTCGGCGAATCCATCGATGGAACGGAAGCCGAGCCGCAGCGACAGGTCCTTCAGGCTGTCGGCGACGAGCTGCTTGTTGCGCGATCCGATCATCGACAAGCGGTTGCGCACCACGATCCAGTCGGTGGTGGCGCCGTCGAGCTGGCGGCGCTTGCGCCTGGTGTCGCGCACCATCTCCGCATAATGGCTCTCGCCGGTTACCGTGTAGGTTGCGGGATCGACCGTGCCGAGCACATCGAAATCGAGGAAGCTGTCGTTGATCGGGGTCACCAGCGTGTCGGCCATCGAATGCGCCAGCCGCATCAGGTAGGAGTCCGAACCGGGCGTATCGATGACGATGAAGTCGAAAGCGCGCTCGACCGTGCCGACCGCCGCCGCGAACTGCTGGAACTCGGAGTTTTCGTTGTCGGCGATCTGCATCGTCTCGCCGAGCTTAATGCAATAGTGCACGGGGATTTCGAGATCGAGACCGGTGCGGCGGGCCCACGCGCTCCGGTTGGCGATGTAGCGGGTAAAACTCTGCTGGCGGCAGTCGAGGTCTATGGTGGCGACGCGCTGCCCGGCCTTCAGCAGGGCAACTGCGATATGCAGGGCGGTGGTGGATTTTCCAGAACCGCCCTTCTCGTTGCCGAGCACGACGACATGCGCCGAACCAAATTGACCCTGACTCGCCTGAAGCAACATGATTCAACCCCCGCTCGATATCTTCAAATCACAGCGCGGCTGCGGTCAAGTGAAATGCGTGACGACGCATTCAATTCGCTCGCGGTGTGTCTTAATCATGAATCCGATGGTGCGGATTTCGTTCCGTTGCAGCGATCTGCTCGCAGCCTTTTCGATCAGCGCGGCGGACACATCTAGCTTTCGCGTTTGAGCTGCCGCAGGCTTGCCATTCCCGAGTAACCTTGGCGGCAAAGCTCTGGCCTTATAAGGTCGGCGCGCCCGCCGAAAGTATCGGGGCCACCGGCCCCCTCACCCCGTCACAAGCTGCAAGAGATCGAGGCCAGATGTCGCGAAGTCCCATGGTCGTCCGTACCGTTCCCGCATTGCGCCGCGCTGTCGAGGCCTTGCGCGCCCGCAAGGCCGCCGTCGCGCTGGTGCCGACCATGGGTGCGCTTCATGACGGACACATGTCGCTGGTCCGGCTCGCCAAGCGTCGCGCACAGAAAGTCGTCGTCTCGATCTTCGTTAACCCGACGCAGTTCGCGCCGACGGAGGATTTCGGCTCATACCCGCGCACCTGGAAGGCCGACCTCGCCAAACTCACCGCCGAGAAGGTCGACCTGGTCTGGAATCCGGACGTCAAGGCGATGTACCCGGACGGCTTCGCCACAAGGATCGTGCCCGAAGGTCCGGCCACCGCCGGGCTCGAGGATCGTTTCCGACCGCATTTCTTCGGCGGCGTCGCCACCGTGGTTGGCAAACTGTTCACGCAGGTCCGGCCGGACGTCGCGATCTTCGGCGAGAAGGACTTTCAGCAACTGCGGGTGGTGACGCAGATGGCCGCCGATCTCGACCTCGGCGTCAAGGTGATCGGCTCGCGCACGGTGCGGGAACGCGATGGGCTGGCGATGTCCTCGCGCAACGTCTACCTCTCGGCCGAGGAACGGCAGACGGCACCGACGCTCCATCGCGCCATGAAGGAAAGCGCAAAACGGCTGAAGGCAGGCGAGGATTTCGAGGCGGCGATGGCGGTCGGCCGCGAACTGATCACCGCCGCCGGCTTCGCGCTGGACTATTTCGAGGCCCGCCACGCCGGGACGCTGGCGCCGATCGCATCGATCAAGGACGGACCGGTGCGGATCCTCGTCGCCGCGAAGCTCGGCACGACCCGCTTGATCGATAACATCGGCGTCTAGGGCGTAGCCGCAGCCCCGGTCAGAGCAGCCCCAGATCGCGCAATTCGCGCCGCATCGGTTCCGGCATAGCGGCGACGCTTGCGGCGGAGGATTTGCTGAGGTCCGGGGGTGCTGCGTCCTCGGTCAAATAGCGCCAGCCCTGGAACGGGCGCATCGGCCGCGGTGAGACTGCAAACACTTTGGGCTGCATCACCAGGCGGCACCGCCCGATACCGTCCTTGTCGCGGAACGGTTCGATCGCGATGATCTTTTCGCGGGCGGCGATTTCACCCTTGATGACCCAGTAGAGCGAACCACCGGCGAGGATCTCGCCGTCGCGCTTCGGCGTCATCCGCGTGATGTGGACGTGACGAAGCGGCAGGCCCTTTTTCTTGGCGGTTGCCATCCGTTCGGCAACCCACCCTTTGAGTTCTTTGACCGACTCGCAGCCAACGGCGAGCTTGATGAGATGAAGCGGCATGATCCCGCCGATGTAGCGGCCCAAGCGCGCTTTGAAAAGATCACTCCTTGCGGAGATCACTGCTCGTTGTCGGCAGCCCCCGAAGCCGACGGCGCGAGCTGGACCGGCGCCGCAGTGGACGGGGACGGCCGCTTCGGCGCCGGCGGCGGCTTCTTGGCAGCCGCGAGTGCGGGCGAAGGCGCAGGCGACGGCGGTGTCGCCGCGGCCGGTCGCGGCGCGGCTGGCGATGCCGGCGCAGCAGTGGCCGATGGCGACGGCTTCGCCGGCGGCTCGGGCGTCATGATGCTAACCGCGCGGAGTAGAGGCCGAGGTCGGGAATTCGGCATTGGTCGGCTTCCCCGTCGGCTGGGACGGCGGTAGCGCCGCCATCATGCCGGCCGCAGTCTGCGGCGGCGCGTTCCACGACGCCGCGTGGCGCATGACCAGGCTTTCGTAGACACGGTCTTCCATGTTGGCCGCGACCTGGCGCGTGTCGGTCAGCGAGCTGAACGCGCGGCAGGCCGCTGGCGTACAGCGGTCGCGCGCGGTCAGCACATAGGCCATCAACCCGTAACGGTCGCGCTCGACGGCGCGGCGCAGCGCCAGCAAATCGGAGCCGGCCCCCTTGTTCGCGGTGGCGACATCGCCCAGCGAGGTCAACAGGGTGATCTGCGAGGCGGCGTAGGCGACCGCCGCCGCCACCGACTCGGCCGAACCGAACAGCGCCTTCTCGCACGCGGCCAGCACGGCATCACCGGCAAGCTCGTCGATACAGGAAAGCTGCGGCAATGCGGCGGTGGCCGTCAGAACCGGCCGAGCCTCCGCCGGCTGAACCGCGTTTGCCGTGCCGAACCCGCGGAAGGTCACGGCTCCCGCGACGCCGATCGCCAGCAGCGTGATGAGCGCCAGCACGCCGTTGGCCACGGATCTCTCCGAGCGCAGCAGCGTGATCAGAACCACAAGCCCGACAAAGCCGGCCGTGGCCAGCGTCAGGTACAGCGGAAGGTTCGCCGAGCGCCAGATCTGATCCAGCGAAGCAGCCCAAGCCCAGTTCATGCGCAGTGTCCCTCAACGCAGCATCAAACGCGATCGAAAGGCGAATGCGTCTTTATCGCATTCGCTTTTCGGCAGAATGGTTCTGCGAACGGGGCCTTTTGACGGCGCTTTGAACGGAACTCCGTCAGCCGGCTGCTTGCGCACAACTGTTTCAGGAAATCGCGAGCTGGCTTTCCTTGGCGACCCGTTCGAAAGCTTCGGTCGAGCTTTTGATGCGATACTGGCAGTCGTCGCCATCAGTCGGCAGCAGCCGGATCACCTCATAGGTGCCGCTGGCGGCCGGTCGGGCCACGTTGCTGGCAGTAAAATAGACAGTCTCTCCAACGGAGTACTTATGCTTCAACGCCCTCTCCATTACGCAAGAACGCCGGCCGCGCTCACGGTCCCGCTAGCTTTCGGCCGACTTGAGAACCCTGTGACAACCTAGCACAGGCCATCGCCCAAAAGCCAGCGGCATCGAGGCATGGCAAATGCGCAAATTCTGCATGTTTTTCAGGGCGATAAACGCCAATCCAGGGGGTTCCCGGTCATCCGCCTACCCGGCATCGAAGCCGTCTTTCCCAAAATCGGACAGTCCGGCGGCGGATTGATCGAGGGCCGCAAGCCGCGGGCGGAGCGCAGCACCCCGCCGGCTCGCTCCGTCGTCAGACCGTCTCGAACCGATCGATGACAAGCGTTTCGGCAAGGCCGGCGCGGGTCCATTCCTGGAATGCCGGCAACGACATCATCGCATCGGAATAGTGCCTCGCCTCGCCCTCCACTTCGATCGCATAGGTGCGGAAGCGATGCACCACCGGCGCAAACATCGCGTCTGCCCCGCCGAACGCGCCGAACAGGAACGGTCCATCCTTGCCGTAACGGCGATGACAATCGGACCAGATCTCCTGAATGCGCGCCACATTGGCGCGTGCATCGTCCGACAGATCGACGGCACCGATCGGGCGGTGCAGGTTCATGCCGCATTCGTTGCGCAGCGGCATGAATCCCGAATGCATTTCCGCCGAAATCGAACGCGCATGCGCCCGGCGGGCGCGGTCTTCCGGCCACAGCTTCGCCTGCGGGTATTTCTCGGCGAGATACTCGATGATTGCGAGCGAATCCCACACCGTGACATCGCCATCGATCAACGTCGGCACCTTGCCTGAATCCGAAAAGCTCAGGATCCGGTCCTTGTCCGCCTTGTCGTTGGTGTAGAGCGGGATGAACACCTCCTCAAAGGGGATGTCATTGGCGCGCAGCGCCAGCCATGGCCGCATCGACCATGACGAATAGTTCTTGTTGCCGATGACCAGTTTCAACATTAGCGGGGAAATCCTGTTGGGACGGGCATGTTGCCATAGTGCGCCGCACACGTCCAACCTGTACATCACGATCGCACAAGCCATCATCGGGGATGCCGCCACATGGGCGCCTATTGGGTCGATATCGCCGCCGTCGCCTTCTTCGTCGTCGAGTGGCTGGCCTATGGCTTCACGCTCGAACACACCGCTTACGGCCGCGACAGCCTGTCGGCGCGCATGAATACCTACCGCGAGGTCTGGGTGCGCAACATGCTCGATCGCGAGGCACGCATGGTCGACATGCAGATCATGGCCTCGCTGCAAAACGGCACCGCCTTCTTCGCCTCCACCAGCCTGATCGCGATCGGCGGCGCGCTGGCGCTGCTGCGGGCGACCAACGACGCCTTGGCCGTGCTTCGCGAGTTGCCGGTCGATCTCACCCCCTCGCCCGCGCTCTGGGAGATCAAATGCGTCGGGCTGATCCTCATCTTCATCTACGCCTTCTTCAAATTCGCCTGGTCGTATCGCCTGTTCAACTATGTCGCGATCCTGCTCGGCGCGATGCCGCCCTCGTCGCAGCGCGACACGGCGGAAGCAGAAGCCCATGTCATGCGCACGACGCGCCTGTTCGAGGCGGCGGGACGGCATTTCAACCGCGGCCAGCGCGCATTCTTCTTTGCGCTCGGCTATCTCGGCTGGTTCGTCAGCCCCTGGCTGTTGCTGATTACGACCGCACTCGTCGTGATCGTGACCTGGCGGCGGCAGTTCGCCTCGAACGCCTGGCGCGCGATGGGGAACTGACGGGCCGGCGGCTTTATTGATGCCTCAATCCACCTGTGTTATTCCTCCGGCCACCATGATGATGATCCGCATCTTCAATATCGCTTCGGCCTTTTTCCTCAGCCGCTAACGGCTTGCCCGCGCCGGCGGGCGGAAACGAGCGCGTCGGTGCCGCTTTCGGCGCCAGCGCGATTCAAAGGACCGAATGAGCCGCCCCATTCTCGCTGCGCGCGATGATGCTGGCTGGCCAAGCGATATGAGGATTTCATGCCTTCGAATACCAAGCGACACGTGCGCGCGCTCAGCGACGCACAACTGAACCAGTTTGTTCAAGACGGGTTTGTCCGACTGGACAACGCTTTCCCCGAGCAGCTTGCCGAGGAAGGCCGCGCCATTCTCTGGCGCGACACCGGATGCGATCCCTTCGACAAGAAGACCTGGACGCAGCCGGTGATCCGGCTCGGCTACTACGGACAGGAGCCGTTTCGGAAAGCAGTGAACACGCCGATGCTCCACGCAGCCTTCGATCAGCTCGTCGGAAGCGGCCGCTGGTGGCCGCGCGCGGACCTCGGCAGTTTTCCGGTGCGCTTCCCGCATGCCGAGGATCCCGGCGATACTGGCTGGCACGTCGACCTCAGCTTCCCCGGCCCGTCGGACGATCCAAACGAGCGCAACGATTTCGCCTCGTGGCGAGTCAACGTGACGTCGCGTGGCCGCGCGCTGCTGATGCTCTTCCTGTTTTCCGATATTGGTGAACTGGATGCGCCGACCCGTATCCGGGTGGGCTCGCACCTCGATATGGCGCGACTGCTCGAACCTGCGGGAGAAGCCGGCATGTCGCACCTGATGCTCGCCGACGTGGCGGCCGATCTGCCGGAAGCGCTGGCCGTCGGAAAGGCCGGCACGGTCTATCTATGTCATCCCTTCCTGATCCACGCCGCGCAACCGCATCGCGGTTCGAGGCCACGCTTCATGGCGCAGCCGCCCCTCCATCCGGCCGAACCTATCCGGCTTGAACGGGAGGATGGCGAATATTCGCCGATTGAAATGGCAATCCGGCGCGCGCTGCAGGAAAACCCGGACTGAGAAGCGAACGATGCCGTCCGGGTTGGGACCCCCGAACCGGGCGGCATTCGCGAAAGTTGCTAGCCGCTCGTAAAATCCTGCGGCGTAAAGCTGAGGTCGAGCACCTTCCATTCGCCGTAGCGGTCTACCGGCAGCATGGCATAGGGCTGGCAGGCCGAAAGGGCGCGGATGGCGCCCTGCATCAGCAATGGTCCCTTCATGGAGGCGCTGGCCTCGATCAGGATCGGTTCCGCGGCGAGCCTGCCGTCGGGCGTCATCAGGACACGCAGCTTGACCCTGACGTCGTCGGTGCCCGACAGCGAGGCCGGCAGTTTCGAGCAGGTCTTGAGGTGCCGCCGGAATTCCGCGATCAGCGTGCTCGAGATGTCGGCGGCTTCGGTCGCCGGCCCATCGAAATTGTCGTCGTCCTTGTTGCGGGCTTGCGCCGGAGCTTGCGGCTGCAGCGGGAGGTCGGGCGGTAAACCCAGCAGCACCTGATATTTGATCGAGATATCCGGCTCGGGCGGCGTGTACGCTGGCGCCGCCGGTTGCGATGGTGGCTGTGCCATCGGCTGCGGCGGGACGGGGCGCGGCGCAGCAAGCGCAGCCTGCTTCTGCGGGGACGGCTGTAGCTGCCCTGATGGCGGAGGTGGACTGGCCGCGGCAGGCGTTTCCAGCAGCGAGAAATCGGGCTGCGGGATTGGCGCCGGTTCCGACCTGGTCTCAGCGGCTTGCTGCTCGGCCGGATTGGGCTGTTCGGGAATTTCCTGCGGCGTAACGATTTCGACCGGGACCTGCTCGGCGGTCACCGAGCCGAACGGATGCACCTCCGAAAACAGCAGGAACAGCGTCAGCAGCGACACATGTGCGACTGCCGACGCCGTGATCTCAGTAGGTATGATCCGCCGCAGCTCCATCGTACCGAAATGAGGTTCGTCTCTTACGGTCGCCAGAATAGCGTTCGGCGACGCGGCTCCTCAATCCCATTTCGGCGCGAAGCCGAAATCCGTGAGCCGGCCGCTGGCGCTTCCCATGGCGGAGATCTCCTGCATGTCCTCGTCCGACAGCTCGAAATCGAAGATCTCGATGTTCTCCGAGAGCCGTTCGAGTTTCGAGGTACGTGGAATCGCCGCCACGCCCTGCTGCACCAGCCAGCGCAGGCAGATTTGCGCCGCCGTCTTGCGATAGCGGTCACCAATCCGCTGCATCGCGCGATCGCTTTTGATGCGCCCCTTGGCGACCGGGCTATAGGCCACCAGCGCCATGCCGTAACGTGCGCAAGCCTCCGTCACCTTGGTCTGGTCGAGATAGGGATGATACTCGACCTGGTCGCAGACCAGCGGTTCCGGGCATGCCGCCACCGCCTCCTCGATCAAGGCCACGGTGAAATTGGATATGCCGATGTGGCGGGCGAGGCCCTGCTGCCTGACCCGTGCCAGCGCGCCCAGCGTCTCCACCAGCGGCACCTGCGGGTTCGGCCAGTGCAGCAGCAACAGGTCGACCTCGGTCAGGCGCAGCCGCACCAGACTTTCCTTGGCGGAACGTTCCAGATCATGGGGCGCGAAATGCGAGGGCCAGACCTTGGTGGTGAGAAAAACCTGATCGCGCTTCACGCCCGCAGCCCGCAGCCCCTCGCCGACCTCGCGTTCATTGTCATACGCTTGGGCAGTGTCGATGTGCCGATAGCCGAGCCGCAATGCCTGCTCGACGATCCGCGCGCAGGTGCGTCCACGCAATTCCCAGGTACCCAGCCCGATCGCCGGGATTTTTGCGCCATTGGCTTCAACAAATAGCATTGGTTGCATCCGCGGACCGTTCCCATTATGGGCTGCGGAAACAGCCGTGCCAACAGATAGCGCTTCGAGCGGAGCGAATTCCGGTACGCGTGAAGAAACGCGCCAAATAAGCGCTAGGCGGGCTCCGGTTCCGTGGCCAGTGCAGCGAACACGGTTTCCGGCGAATGGGCGATCACCGCGAGCAGCGCCCGCGCCGGTCCGCGCGGCACGCGCTTGCCCTGCTCCCAATTCCGGATGGTTTCGACGGGCACGCCCAGCCGTGCCGCGAATTCGGTCTGGGTCAAGCAGGCGCGACGACGAAGGTCGCGCACGGCGGGCAGCGCGGCGGTTTCGCCCGGCGTTGCGTCAGGCATGACGGTCGCGGTTGAAGGCGGCGCCGGCGCGAGGACGGGCATCGTCGGCGCGAGCGGGAACTCCTGCCCGTCACGTAGTTCGACGATCCGCCCGTCCGCTTTCAGCCGCAACCGCTGCATGTTGACCTCGTGGGCCAACATCATCGGCGAAGCGCCTTAAGGTCCGATTAACGATAAATGAGACCTCGTTTTGTTACTTCAGCCCGAACCACAGCGTGGCGATGCCGAGAAACGAGAAGAAGCCGACCACGTCGGTGATCGTCGTGACGAACGTTCCCGACGCCACCGCCGGATCGGCGCGCACCCGGTCCAGCACCATCGGGATCAGGATGCCGCCGAGCGCGCCGGCCACCAGGTTGCAGATGATGGCGAGGCCGATCACGACGCCCAGACCGGGGATCTTGAACCATGCCACCGCCGCGACGCCCGTGATGACGGCAAAGGCGAGACCGTTGACGAGGCCGACCATCGCCTCGCGCATGACAACGCGGAGCGCGTTGTTGGAACCGAGTTCGCGGGTCGCCAGCGCCCGCACCGCCACCGTCATGGTCTGGGTCGCGGCATTGCCGCCCTGGCTCGCCACGATCGGCGCGAGCACCGCGAGCGCCACCATCTTCTCGAGCTGGCCCTCGAACAGGCCGAGCACGGAGGACGCCAGAAACGCCGTCGCCAGATTGACCAGGAGCCAATTGAATCGACCGCGCGCGATGGTCCAGACATTGTCGGACAATTCTTCGTCGCTGGTGACGCCGCCGAGCGCCTTCAGGTCTTCATCAGCCTCTTCCTCGATCACGTCGACGACGTCGTCGATGGTGATGACACCGACCAGCCGGTTGGTGGTGTCGACGACGGGGGCCGCAACCAGATTGTACTTGCCGAACATCCGCGCGACCTCTTCCTGGTCGTCGAGCACCGAGACGCGGCGGCGGTCTTCCTCGATCAGGTCGACAAGCGGCACCGGGCGGCGTGCCCGCAACAGCGTGTCGAGCGAAACCGCGCCCTGCCAGTGCTGTTCGGAATCGACCGCGTAGATCTCGTAGAAGCGGTCAGGCAGATCGGGGGTGTCGCGCATGTAGTCGATCGCCTGCCCGACCGTCCAATCCGGCGGCACCGAGATAAACGCGGTCTGCATCCGGCGGCCGGCGGAATTTTCCGGATAGAGCAGAACGCGCTCGATCGCGACGCGTTCGGGCGGCGGCAGCTTTTCGAGGATCTCCTCCTGGTCCTCCTCGTCGAGGCCCTGGAGCAACTGGACGGCGTCGTCGGACTCCAGTTCGCGAACGCCCTCCGCAACCGTTTCCGGCTCGAGCTCCTCAAGGATCTCCTCGCGGACGGCGTCATCGACCTCGTTGAGCGCCGAGAAGTCGAAATCGGTGCCCGTGATCTCGACCAGGGTGACGCGGTCCTCGGGCTCGAGGGCCGCGATCAAATCGCCGAGATCGGCCTCGTGTAGTTCCGCCACCACCTCGCACAACAACGGCCGGTCGGCAGCATGGATCGCGCGCGCAATCTCCTCGACAAACTCGCGGCGGAGCTGCCCTTCCTCGTCCCGCATCAAAAGATGGTCGAGCACCGATCCCTGGTCCGGTCGCGCTTCGGCGGCTTGGGCAACGTCGATATTCTCGGCCATGCCGCGCCTCGCCGGTTTGACAGAATGAGGGAACTCGTCTGAGCTACGCTTGACGCATTACCCAATCGGCTGCGCCATGCGCAATGCCAAATATCACCAACGGCAAATGACCCTGAAATTCGGTGCGGCGCTGTGCTCGGCGGTCGCGATATTGATGACCTCGGCTGTGGCAGCGACGGCTGCCGAATGTCCCCGCAAGGACGCGCTCGGCACCTCACGCGTTCTCGCGGTGGATGCCGCTACCTACCCGCGCGTGGGCCTCAAGAGCTTTCCACAGACGCTTCCGCTGGAAGACCGCGAAGTGGTGCTGACCTTCGACGACGGACCGTGGCCGCCGACGGACCAGAAGATACTGGCTGCACTGGCGCAGGAATGCGTGCGCGCCACCTTCTTCCTGCTCGGAAGGCGTGCCTCCGAACATCCCGAACTGGTGCGAAGAATGGCCGCCCAGGGGCATACCATCGCGCACCACACCTGGACCCACCACAATCTCAAATACATGAAGCCGGAGGCTGCCATCGGCGAGATCGACAAGGGCATCGCGGCGGTCGAAACGGCGCTGCACCGCGCGGCCACCACGACCCCGACCACGCCGTTCTTTCGCTTCCCTTATTTTGAAATGACGCCCGCCACGCTGGAGACC contains:
- the mgtE gene encoding magnesium transporter, encoding MAENIDVAQAAEARPDQGSVLDHLLMRDEEGQLRREFVEEIARAIHAADRPLLCEVVAELHEADLGDLIAALEPEDRVTLVEITGTDFDFSALNEVDDAVREEILEELEPETVAEGVRELESDDAVQLLQGLDEEDQEEILEKLPPPERVAIERVLLYPENSAGRRMQTAFISVPPDWTVGQAIDYMRDTPDLPDRFYEIYAVDSEQHWQGAVSLDTLLRARRPVPLVDLIEEDRRRVSVLDDQEEVARMFGKYNLVAAPVVDTTNRLVGVITIDDVVDVIEEEADEDLKALGGVTSDEELSDNVWTIARGRFNWLLVNLATAFLASSVLGLFEGQLEKMVALAVLAPIVASQGGNAATQTMTVAVRALATRELGSNNALRVVMREAMVGLVNGLAFAVITGVAAVAWFKIPGLGVVIGLAIICNLVAGALGGILIPMVLDRVRADPAVASGTFVTTITDVVGFFSFLGIATLWFGLK
- a CDS encoding DUF599 domain-containing protein produces the protein MGAYWVDIAAVAFFVVEWLAYGFTLEHTAYGRDSLSARMNTYREVWVRNMLDREARMVDMQIMASLQNGTAFFASTSLIAIGGALALLRATNDALAVLRELPVDLTPSPALWEIKCVGLILIFIYAFFKFAWSYRLFNYVAILLGAMPPSSQRDTAEAEAHVMRTTRLFEAAGRHFNRGQRAFFFALGYLGWFVSPWLLLITTALVVIVTWRRQFASNAWRAMGN
- a CDS encoding polysaccharide deacetylase family protein yields the protein MTLKFGAALCSAVAILMTSAVAATAAECPRKDALGTSRVLAVDAATYPRVGLKSFPQTLPLEDREVVLTFDDGPWPPTDQKILAALAQECVRATFFLLGRRASEHPELVRRMAAQGHTIAHHTWTHHNLKYMKPEAAIGEIDKGIAAVETALHRAATTTPTTPFFRFPYFEMTPATLETLQRRGIAVFGADLWASDWNHMTPAQQLKLLTDRLQIARKGIILLHDPKAQTAAMLPAFLRYLRDNHYRVVHLVPADAKTVSGKAH
- a CDS encoding aldo/keto reductase yields the protein MLFVEANGAKIPAIGLGTWELRGRTCARIVEQALRLGYRHIDTAQAYDNEREVGEGLRAAGVKRDQVFLTTKVWPSHFAPHDLERSAKESLVRLRLTEVDLLLLHWPNPQVPLVETLGALARVRQQGLARHIGISNFTVALIEEAVAACPEPLVCDQVEYHPYLDQTKVTEACARYGMALVAYSPVAKGRIKSDRAMQRIGDRYRKTAAQICLRWLVQQGVAAIPRTSKLERLSENIEIFDFELSDEDMQEISAMGSASGRLTDFGFAPKWD
- a CDS encoding glutathione S-transferase family protein, which translates into the protein MLKLVIGNKNYSSWSMRPWLALRANDIPFEEVFIPLYTNDKADKDRILSFSDSGKVPTLIDGDVTVWDSLAIIEYLAEKYPQAKLWPEDRARRAHARSISAEMHSGFMPLRNECGMNLHRPIGAVDLSDDARANVARIQEIWSDCHRRYGKDGPFLFGAFGGADAMFAPVVHRFRTYAIEVEGEARHYSDAMMSLPAFQEWTRAGLAETLVIDRFETV
- a CDS encoding phytanoyl-CoA dioxygenase family protein, whose translation is MRALSDAQLNQFVQDGFVRLDNAFPEQLAEEGRAILWRDTGCDPFDKKTWTQPVIRLGYYGQEPFRKAVNTPMLHAAFDQLVGSGRWWPRADLGSFPVRFPHAEDPGDTGWHVDLSFPGPSDDPNERNDFASWRVNVTSRGRALLMLFLFSDIGELDAPTRIRVGSHLDMARLLEPAGEAGMSHLMLADVAADLPEALAVGKAGTVYLCHPFLIHAAQPHRGSRPRFMAQPPLHPAEPIRLEREDGEYSPIEMAIRRALQENPD
- a CDS encoding division plane positioning ATPase MipZ, giving the protein MLLQASQGQFGSAHVVVLGNEKGGSGKSTTALHIAVALLKAGQRVATIDLDCRQQSFTRYIANRSAWARRTGLDLEIPVHYCIKLGETMQIADNENSEFQQFAAAVGTVERAFDFIVIDTPGSDSYLMRLAHSMADTLVTPINDSFLDFDVLGTVDPATYTVTGESHYAEMVRDTRRKRRQLDGATTDWIVVRNRLSMIGSRNKQLVADSLKDLSLRLGFRSIDGFAERVVYREFFPRGLTALDNIDEATLGTRPSMGHVTAREEVTSLLRQLKLPLDERGRRRAANRAEWFTQVDKPLEVHDIIGDIISA
- a CDS encoding helix-turn-helix domain-containing protein; its protein translation is MQRLRLKADGRIVELRDGQEFPLAPTMPVLAPAPPSTATVMPDATPGETAALPAVRDLRRRACLTQTEFAARLGVPVETIRNWEQGKRVPRGPARALLAVIAHSPETVFAALATEPEPA
- the panC gene encoding pantoate--beta-alanine ligase, with the translated sequence MSRSPMVVRTVPALRRAVEALRARKAAVALVPTMGALHDGHMSLVRLAKRRAQKVVVSIFVNPTQFAPTEDFGSYPRTWKADLAKLTAEKVDLVWNPDVKAMYPDGFATRIVPEGPATAGLEDRFRPHFFGGVATVVGKLFTQVRPDVAIFGEKDFQQLRVVTQMAADLDLGVKVIGSRTVRERDGLAMSSRNVYLSAEERQTAPTLHRAMKESAKRLKAGEDFEAAMAVGRELITAAGFALDYFEARHAGTLAPIASIKDGPVRILVAAKLGTTRLIDNIGV
- a CDS encoding DUF1489 family protein; this translates as MPLHLIKLAVGCESVKELKGWVAERMATAKKKGLPLRHVHITRMTPKRDGEILAGGSLYWVIKGEIAAREKIIAIEPFRDKDGIGRCRLVMQPKVFAVSPRPMRPFQGWRYLTEDAAPPDLSKSSAASVAAMPEPMRRELRDLGLL